TTTGCCGGGAGACTTCCGAGTTGGGATGGCCGATCACCAGCTTTTCAAGCGTGGGAACCGGCTGCATATCCTCTTCGGCTTCCTTCTTCAATTGAATCTCTGCCAGGCGGCGAAGCGTGATGCTCATCACCGGTTCGTACTTCCGCGGCTCGATCGAAATATCGTAGCCGTACGAAACGGGATCGTCTGGGCTAACTCCACTGGGAATCGGGCCACTCAGCGTGCGACACCCGTCGACATCGAGTCCACCAAGCAGGCGCGAATTGAGGATCTCTTGCCGATCCATTCCATACAGCAAACCGCGGCGAAAGTCGCGATTCTTGAGGTAGGGCCGGTTCAAGTTTGGGACAAGTATGTGCATCGTCGGAGCTCGGTAATAATCCACGACCAAACCATCGGGCGTTTCGACCGAAAGCCGCTTAGCGGTGGCTGGGTCGAGGTGATCGATCATGTGGACTTCCCCGTTCCGCAGCGAAATCAAAGCATCATCCGACGATTGATACGGGACCAGCAAGATCTCGCTGGGAGACTGCTTGGCGGTTGCTTTTGTTTCCTCGGTGGGCACGAATGCCTGCCCCTCTTCCACGGTGATCGGCTTGTAGGGACCGTTCGGTGGTATTGGGAACGTCCCGAAGTCCTTTTCACGGGGAACGAAGTTGAGCAAAGCCTCAGGACGAACGTGCGGAATTCGCATTCGCATGTCTAATTGGCGAATGTCCTGAACTTCGAGGTTTTCAATCAGCGGGGTCAAGTTCGCCAAAATCGGATCTTGCTTCGACGCAGGATCTTGCAACTGGCGGGACAGATCGAAACCGGTGATCGGAGTCAGGCGGTCTCGCATTACGATCGATAGTTCAAAGCGATCGATCGGACGCATGACGGCTCCGAAGGGGGAAATGTACTCGCCACCTTCCGGACCATAGCCGACAATCTCGCACAGATCACGATAGCTAAGTCGTTTGTTACGACGCCCGGTTGCCGTGAGCGTCGAGTGAGGGGGGCGTGCTTCGCCAGGGGCCAAGGTCGCGATGCGAACTTGCGGATAACGCCGGACAAGGTCGGCGAGCTGTTCCGGACCTTCGCTTATGGTGGGATCGATCGCCAAGGCCAGTTCGGTCAGCTTCAGGGCACCGCGAAGGTTGTCTTTCTCTTCTTGCTTGCGGGCATTTTCGAGCTGAGCTTCAGCCAAACCGGCGAGTTCGTCTCGCCAACGCTTTACCGGTGCGGCGAATGCCGAACCGTAGCTATCCTCGAATCGCTTCATCAGCAGTCGAGCGGAAGCCCAGTTCTTTGCATCGATCTCGGATTGAACCAAGCGTTGCGCGACGCTTTGAATCGACTGCAGGGTGTTGCCGCGGCTGGGGAAGCGATCGTGGGCTTCTTCCAACATGCCAAGGGCTTCGTCCAGGGCGCCCGTGTTGTAACGCTCTAATGCGTTCTGGACGAGTAACTGTTCCAGAATTTGTTCGGTGCCTGGGTAGCCAGGGTATTCGGCCTTCATTCGCTGCAGGTAGCCAAACACGGCATCAAACTCTTTTGCTTGCAGCTTGGCCTGGGCATCTTCCATGAGCAACTGCGGGAATGTTTGATAACGCTGGATTGCCTTCCAAGAGATCTGGAATTTGCGACCTGGCAGATCCAACAGTTCGACCTGGAACGCTCCGGTTGGATTCGCTGGGGGTCGCCCGCCGGGGAAGTCGAGTGGCTTAATCCGATATTGTTGGACCTTGCCTCCGGCATTGACGGTGATCAAGTCGTACGGATCACGTTCCACGAGCGGCTTCTTCATTTCCGCCGGGATCTCAGGCGTTTCCTTCTTGGCCGCTTCGTCGGCTGCTTTGACCGAAGCAACTGCCAAAAGTCCGCCCAGGAAGCTGAGCAGGAACCAAGTGAATATCGAACGCGATTTGTCTCGAGTCGCTAACACTATTTCGCGTCCTCCACCGGAATGCGGTGCAAAGTGCCATCGTAACCGTGAGCCCACAGTTGATCGTTGCTCCAGGATAGGCCATCGACCAGTGGTTCGCCCACATCGAACGTTTGCACCACTTCGCCGGAATTAGCATTCAGAAGCCAGACTTCGCCTTGAGCAAAAGAGACGGCCAACTTGTCACCGATCGGCAGCGGGCCGCTCACGACCTGACGTCCTTCCAATGGGCGAGACCACGCCAAAGTGAAGTCATCTTGAATGGCCAACAGCCCTTCGCCTGCGGTCGCACAGTAGACGCGACCCTTGGCCTCTTTTGGTGGGTAGATTACGTCGCTCTTGATCTCGATCGATGGTTGCTCAGCCATTTCAGGCAGCTGGAACAATCGCAACACGTCGTGATCACCCTGACTGCTAACGCCAACCAGCATCAAGCCGGCGACGGCCATCGAACCGCTCATGCTTTCGCCCAGCTTAACCTGCTCCAGCGATGCCAGATGGGGCTCTGGCGTATCGAGGATCCCCAAACGATACAAGCTGTTCAGTCGATCGGACAGAATCACCGAGGGCTCGCCGCCACCAACTGCGACTGGCGGTGCCCATTCGACTTGTTCCCCGAAGGCCAATTCAGGCTGATAAGGCTGCACATCCGCCGCACCGGTGATCGGATCGACCACCAAGATCTGGCCCATTTTCGTGGGTACTAAGACATGCTTGTTCCACAAGAGTGGTGGACAATCGCGAGGTGTTGAAGGAATCTCCCAGGCGATCAAACGGGCCGTCACTTTCCCGTTGGTCGTGTCGACGACCAACGAACGGGTTTCGTCGTTGGGTGGATAGAACACTTGGTTCTTCGGGTCAACGGCAGCGGCTCCCATGAATTGGTAATGCTGCGTTGTCACGTCGAGTTTGGCTTGGGTCTTATCGACGATTTGGGAGGAACCAGGCTCCACGTTTGGCAGATCGAATACGGCACCACGCGAGGTCACCACCAGCGGCGACTTAGCGCCTTCCAACTTAAAGGCCGGACCGGCAGTTGGCGTGCCAATGGTTGTCTCCCAGATGTTGGTCAGCTTGTTGGCCGCGATTCGTTGAGACTGGACCACGAACCCGAGGGCATCCGAATTACGACGAGCATGGATAATCTGATCGCCCACGATCATCGGCGGAGCGACGAACGTATCGCCATCATGATCGACCATCTTCCGCACGACGGAGCCCCGCGAAAGCTGCATCACATAGCGTGTCATCCGGTTGCCACAGACCCATAGTGTTCCGCGATCGACACCCGTGTAACCGATGATTGGATCGGCACTGTCGGACTTCGTAGCCGCGACCAGACGAACTGGATCGTCCTTGGTTGCCATGTTGACTTCATAGATCAACACTTCCCCTCGATCGTTGGTCACGACAACACGCGAATCGGAAATCGAAGGATTGACCACCACGCGTCCAGGTTGACGAATCGTGTCTTGGGTAAGCTTCGCTTGACCACCCCCAGCACCGACGCTGTAAAGATGGACGAAGCTGAATTCGAGGCCAGCATTCTCGAACAGGAATAGGTGACGCAGCGTCCCGGTCGGAGCAACCGTAATTGTCCCGACTTCGTGCCCCACGGGAACAACCTCGACACACTTCAAATCCTTGGTCGAAAGCGCGAACACATTGGAGTGCTCAGCCACAACATAGACGCCCGCAACTTCCGAAAGCATCCCAACCGGGGCCGCGACTTTTTGTGGCAAGGTGACCGCCGCTTCAACTTCGCCCGAATCACCCGATAGCTTCCAGACTTTTCCATCAAGCTCGGCTAGGTAAATCACGCCATCGAGCACCTGCGGTCGGAAGAGTTCGCTACCGAAATCTTGTCGCCAAACCAACTTGCCGGTTCGCTTGTTGATGGCCAGGAACTGGTTGCGGGTCGAATCAATGAGGCCGGCAAGCGATTGACCATCATTTGAGGTCCAAGTGATCGCTTGAGCGTCGTTCGCCACGCCGACGTACCGTCGCCACAGCAAACGTCCAGTGTTGAGTTCCACCGCGTAGGCGGTTCCATCCAAGCGAAACACGGCGACGTCCGAATTTGGATCGGCAGGAAGCGCTGGTTCGTGCTGGACGAAGGTCAATTGGGCGAACGTACTGTCCATGGCAGGATCGTCCGTGGCCGGGGCAGGGAAGTCCGAGATCGGCGTAACCTGGTCGACCAAAGACGTGGCAGCCGTTGAGACCGCCTTGTTAAGCGCCTCGTCCGTTCGCAGCCCTGGGTAGCCATTGAGCAGCGACCGTCGTAGTTGATAAACCTCCTGAAACTTGCCTTCCGCGGTCGCTTTTTCGATGGCGGCCAGCGTTTCATTGCGAGCTTGATCCCGTTCGATATCGCGACGGACACGAATCAAATTCATCTCAATCGAATCGATCCGTGATTGCTGTGCCTCGCGAAGCGAAGTTGGCAGGTAGTTAGGATCGTTGACCAGTTCCATCGAGGCACTCGCCAATTCCGCGAGGTGTTTTTTCTTGTCTAAGTCACTCGAAAGCTGAGCATTCTCAGCGAGCCCGCCTGCGATCTCTGGTAACAGGCTTGCCAGCTCGGGGCGAGCTTCGTCGAACGCCGGCAGCGTATCGATTTCGGGCAGCACTTTCTGCGTGGTCGTCAAAGCCGATTCCCAGTTCGCACCACCTTCCACGGCATGCCATACGCTGGACATCCCGTAACGAACTTCCGCCAGGGGAGCGTTCGGATGATCGGGGAATCGCTCGATGAACTTCTCGTATTCGGTCGCTGCTTGAACATAGGAACCACTGCGGTAGCTTTGCTCGGCCGCTTGGAACATTTCGTCGCCGCTGTCGAACATCAGCCAGAAGTAGAGCAAGCCACCCACCAACACCAGCAGAACCAACCCTCCACCCCCGAAAAGCAGCAGAGGCGAATCCCACTGATTCTTCCGGGTTTCCTTTTTGGTGTGGCCTGACTTCTTCTTTTTCTTCTTCTTGCCTTTGCCGGTCTCTTCTTCTTCGCCGCCGAGTGGGTCGCCTTCTTCCTCTTCGGTACCAAAGCCGCTTCCACCGAGGCCGAGAGGATCGTCTCCGCCCATGGCGTCGCCAGATGTGGGGAAGTCGTCCAGGCCGCCGAGATCGCCGCCGCCGAAATCTTCGGCAGCATCATCGCCGGCCCACTTGCCTGAGGTTTGACGTCCGGAACTCGCACCGATCGAGTCGGCCTTAACGCCTGACTTGACCTCAGAAAGCAGCTTCTTCGCTTGGTACTTGGTCAAACGCTGCTTATCCAGCAGAAACTGCACGAGTTCCTCGATCGTCATGTCCAAGCTGCCGGACGCAAGCTGGCGACGGATGGCGGAGATCTGGTTATCCGCCATGTAGTCGTGGGCTTCGATCAGGTCGAGGAGGTCCGAAATGTTCATCGTGGCTATTGGTCTCTGCTAGTGAACGTATCTGGTAAGCGAAAACAAGTTGTCAGCGGAGCGTCACATGTCTTCTTCCGTCGACTGCAAGCGAATCGAGTCGACCCCGGCATCCATGCCTGCGTCCAAGGCCGTGACGACCTTCTCGTGCAGACATTCTTCATGGGCGATAACTAACAACGTGCGTGGCGGTTTCGAGGGATTGGAATCGCGAGCCGCACGAACCTGGCGATACAGTTCCTGTTCGCTCGGTGCTTCTCGTTCCTGGTCCCATGCGGCACAACCAACGTAATAGGTGTTGTACGAGTCGATCCGCACCAGGATATTGTCCGGATCGTCTTCCGGTTCTTCCTGCTGCGTCACACTGCTAGGCGAATTATCCTTCGGGGCGGGGATCTGCATCGATTTCTGAATCTGAAACGATGCCGTCACCATGAAGAAGATCAGCAGCAGGAATGTCACGTCGACCATCGGAGTCAGGTCGAGCTCGCCATCTTCCCCTTCGCGTTTCTTTGTGAAACCGACCGGGGCTTCTTGGGCCGTGACGCTTTCGTGCGGAGCTGCTGGTGCGGCTGAACGCTTTTCGATGACGTCCAGCTCGGTCAATTCTTCCAGTTTTTCTTCATCCGAATCGTCAAAGCGAACCGGCTTAGGGACTTCCAGTCGCGTGTCACATTCGGAGCAGTATGTCGTCCCGCCGACCATGTCGAAACGGGCCGTCAGCGACTCCCCACATGCAGGACAGCGGAATCGGAAATGATCGTGGCTAGGCTTCATTTCTTCTGATACTCCGTCCCGATGTAGACGTGCTTCACCTCTTCCACGGCACCGGTTCGCAGTGCGGCCAGCATGATTCGATTCACTTCGCCGGAAGCAACTTTGCCGTCAGCTTTGACCAGCAAGTGGACCTTCGGTACGCCTCCGTCCGCCTTGCCAGAAAAGAGGCCTTCGATGTAATCGGCGATTTCTTCTTCCTGGCGATTCAAGTCGTTGTCGTTGGTCAGCATGTCAGCACTGACACCATCGCCAAGATAAACCAATGCACGGCCTTCGCTTCCGCCTGGCGTCATCGTCAATACGGCCGAATCGGAAGTCGAAACGCTCGTGCCATTCTCAGCGGTCGGCATGGTGGCCGCACTTTGCTGATCGAGGTTCGAGGTGACGATGAAGAAGATCAGCAGCAGGAACGTAATATCGATCATCGGTGTGATGTCGAGTTCACCACTGTCCGGCCGTTTGCGGGCCGGCATCACTTCCCCTTCGTCAAGTTCCACCATGTGGTCGGACATGCTCCGGTTCCTTTCGTGCTACTCGGAGCCAGCCATCGAATGAGCTTCGACTTCTTCCAGTTCGTGTACCGTCTCATTCGCGATCGCTTCACGAAGAGCGCCTAGGAAGCGTGTCAGCCCGACAGCGACAAGATCTTCCATTTTGCGAATGCGGATGTTGATGCTGTTCAGGCAGAACGTCAGCGGAATCGCAATCACCAGGCCGAGTGCCGTTGTGATGAGAGCCAAACTAATGTCGTTAGCCATCTGGCTGGCTTCCACCTGGGCCGCCGAAGCCAGCTTGGCAAACGCCCCCATCATACCGGTAACGGTACCAAGCAGACCGACCATCGGGGCGCCTTTGATCACGGTGTTGACCCAACTGATGCGGTGATCGAGATCGGCCAATACGTCGCGTTGAAAGCGTTCGACGATCAACTGCTTGACCTGCGAGTAGCCGATTTCGCGGTTCTCGATGGCCAGGTAAGCCAGTTGGGGCAGGGCACGTGGATCGCTTTCGCAAAGCTCGCTGGCTTCCTCGAAATCGCCGCGGGCCAAAGGCTCTTCGACTGCTTCCAGGAAGGCGTCTTGCTGCAACTCGTTTCGGAATCGTTTCTGTGCGACCCGCATCCAAATCACAACGATGCAGTACGCGCCCCACAAGGCGATCAAGGCCAACGCGCCGTACATTGACGTCGCGAAGATACTAGTGAGTCCGGAAATGTCCATGTTGTAGGTACCGCTGAATTCGCTTTCGGCTATCTCGGTTGACGATAATTTTGACGCATGACGAAAAATTCGTATCCGCTACCCTTGGGGCGAATACCAAAGATTGTTTTCTTAATCTCTTGCAAGGGGCGATCCCCCATGTATTGCTGTTCGACGTAAGCCAACAGGTTTTCGGTATCGGCAGGATAGAACTGCATCGGGATACGTCCGCTGGAGCTAACTCCAGCGCGATCGAGCAGGGCGATATCGGCTTGACGTAAGGAACCTGACTTCCAGGTGAAGTACAAACGGTCTTCCTGTTCGCCAGGACCACTGCGGGTACGAACACCGCCTGAGGCAAAATTCGAGGCGTAGTCGATCGTACGCGAACCACCGCCCGCAACGCCGAGTTCAATTTTGAAGAAGTCCAACTGCTTGGCGTAGGTGATCAAATCGGTCGAGGCGAATTCAATTTGCCAACGCTCCCAACGGGGCACTAAGTCAGGGCCGGTACCTTCTGGACCAAGCGGACGACTGTCGCCTTGGCCTCCTTGGCCTGACGTAGTGGTGATGGCGCCTTCGACTGATTCCAGGGAGGCAGCTTGGGAGGTCACGGCATCCGTCACCGCTTCTAGGTTCGCTTCGACTTGCGGTTCGAGAACTTCTTCCAGTTCTTCCAGACCTGGTGCTTCCAGGTCTTGGGCGACCCCTTCGGCATGATCACCACGGCCAGCTGCCGGTTCGACGATCACCGGGATGTTCACCGGAGTGTCCCAGTTGCGGGTCGTTAGATAGATGACAAACAAAACCGTTACGCCGGTGGCGACCATTACCAGCAAAGCAACGAGCATGCTTGAGACTTGGTCGTAGGCGGAAACCTTAGCCAAGTCGCCATGACGTGCTTTCGGCTTTTTCTTCTTTTCAGAGGCTATCGTGGCCATGAAATCTAATGCTTTCTAAGCGAAATCGATCAGTCGGTTACGCGTCAATTCAGGAAAATCGCATTCGGGCGTAACGATAGATACCAATCTTTCCACTTTTGAATGGCCATCTCGCGTTCTGGTGGCGTGGGATCGAGTGGCATTCCGAAGCCATCGATCTTGCGGCTGACAAAACGCAGTGCGTCTCTTGCTTCCTTGGCCACCCTCAGATCGGGGTCGGACAAGGCATAGATGAGATCCGGCACGCTCTCAAAATCTTTCACACCTTTGATGGCGCGAATGGCCATGATGCGTGAAGCATAGCTTCCTTGGCGTAACTTGCGGCGGACTGCTTTCAGGGCAATCTCTCGATCGGCACCGTTCAGGTCCAAGTCCAACGCAACATCTGCGTCGACCAGGTCGTCAAGCGAACCATCGTCCGAGTTGAGCATCTCCAAAAACTTCTTCGTTTCAGGAATCTCTTTTACGTTGATGACTTGGCCATTGCGAAGTTCCGCCTCAGAAAGGTCGGTTGGCAAACCACGTCCCCCTGCGAGCAATCCGTTGTCGAACGATTTCACATGCTTTTTCAGGGTCGCGGTTGTTCCGCGCACTAGAAACAGAATCGAGAAGGCAGAGCCGATTGTGTGATCTTCATCGAATGCTTTGATGCTGCCATCTTTCTGACGGCACTTTTTGATGAACTCGAAGCCCGCTTTGTACCACATGGGATCTGGGTCTGGCTTCCCGGTGTCAAGCTCTTCAAATGCTTTGTAGCGTTCTAACGCGTATAAGTAATACAACTGCCAACGTGTCCCTTCGACCGTGAAATGCTTGGTCATCCAATCGTTGCCGAGGTCCTTCACCGATTGCAAAGCTCCGGTGTCGACCAAGTCACGGGCTTTTTTATTGTCGGCCTGTTTTTCTTCGTTGATCTCAGTGAAGCCGTCGGGAACGTCGGAATCGTCTTTCTTCCGTTGGCCACCCAGATCGAGGGCGTTGGCTGAAACGTACAGCGAGCAAAGCCCAGCCGTTGTTAAGCTAGGCCGGATATCGCTTTGTTGTACGCGTGGCTTGCCGCGTGGCGAGATGACGCCTTGATAACCGAACGCCCCGGATGGATCCTGCACCGACATGACCCAGTTGGTCAGGCTGGCGATCGTTTCGATCGGCACATCGAACGAATTAGCCTTTGCCAGCCACAACCCGAGGGCCGCGTACTGGGTCATCGAATTGTCGCCCGTTTCCTTATCGGAGTATCCATAGCCGCCATGTGCCTTCTGGTTCTTTACGAAGAAGGTAACCAGATTCTCGATCTCTTGATGATTGGAGTAGGGATCAAGTTCGCAAAGTAAGATCAGCACCATCCCCGCGTCGTAGACGGCGTCGTGCTCGAACTTGGGAACTTTGGCGGCAAATCGTTTGCAATCTTGTACCGTGTTTTTGATCAGCGGGTGATCTGGCTTGGTGCCCGATTTGTAGAGAGCGAGCGCCACTAAGCATTTACCACCAATCCGATGATATGGCTTAGACGATTGCAGATATTGGTTAGCGCCCGCAACAATCTCCTGAACTTCTGGTGACTTCGGATTCAGGGCTTCAGCCGTCGAATTCCATGCAGCCACACTACCGAAGCCCAACAGCATGCACGCGTAAACCGTCCACGATGGTTTCGTATAAGAAGGCATTCGAATTGTATCTCTGTTCCAGCGATGAAGAGCGCGACCCAACGGCCGGTGTAATCTGCTGAACTTAACGCGATAGCATCGCCTCAGGCAAACAGATTTTTCCAATTGGGTCATCCTGAGGGGGCGATTCCCGCCCCAAAAGCAGTACGCGTTAGCAGTGCTATCTCTCAGGCTGCGTTGACGTTAGGCTAGAAACGTCGCGGAACTCTGTCAAGCTATTTGTGAAAATTCGCGCAATACCGATCCAGTATTGGTTATGCATCATCCCCATCAGCAGGGAGGCCTGGATCGGAAGGGTTCGGATCGGGTTGAAGACGTGATTTTCCCCCACCAAAGGAAAACTTGTAACGTCAATCGTGGCTTGTGGTTCCCCCCAGTTGACAAGCACCCAGCGGATCAATAGACTTAGCTCCTTCCCAGCTAGGTCAGATAGCTCAGTTGGTAGAGCAATGGACTGAAAATCCATGTGTCGCCGGTTCGATTCCGGCTCTGACCACTTCGGTAAGTCGTGATGGGACTTCGAGTTCCCGCCTCAGCCGACTTACTTTCAGTCGAGACAAAAAAAGCCCTCAAGATGATTCATCTTGAGGGCTTTATCTATTCTTGGCCACTACTTCTTAAACCCTTGTAGGGCAAGAGCTTAGACCATTTCCTTCAGGTTCTTTAGAGGACGAACCTTGACCTTGGTCGAGGCCGGCTTGGCCGGAACGTCCATCAGCTCACCCGGCTTGAACGGGTTAGGCACGCCTTTGCGAGCAGGCTTGGCGGGAACCTTCTTCTTTTCAATCTTCACGATGCCAGGAATGGCGATCGCACCGGCGCCGCTACGTCCCAAGGCCTTGCCAATTTCTGAGGACAGCGAGTCTAGGACCGCGCTGACATCCTTCTTCGCAATGCCCGTGGCTTCCGAGATGTTCGTCAGCAGTTGGGTCTTGGTAAGGGGTTTCTTGACGGTTGCAGCTGCAGCTTTCTTTGCCATGGGGTTTCCCTACTAGAAAGGCTATCCAATGTAAAAATGGGTCACAAAAATCCGATTTCCGGAACGCGTCGATTAAAGAAGTTTGCCACGTTTTTTCAAGACAGCCAAAGCGTAAAACGCCCTTTTTACGGGGAAATTAGGGGAAAATTGCCGGAAATTCGGGCTGAGAGCCCCAAAACCGGAGGTTTTTAGGTCGTTTTCGACCAGTCTGTCCTACCTACAAATCGTCCGGACTGGGCGTTTCGAGCCCCTTTTTTCCGTCCCAATCGCCCCTTTCCCGGTCTCTTGCCTACAATTCATCCACCATCGATATGCCGTAACCCGTACTGCTGAATCGATGAAATCGACTGTCCATAATCGACAAAACTTGTTTTCCTTACGGAAACTGGAATAGAGTACATTAAGCTTCGCCAGGAGTTTAATGTGGCCGGAACGCCGCTGGTGACCGATTATCTCCCTTCAATGGAAATGCAGGGCACGCTCATGTATCGGAATCTTCAGATCCAACCTTTCGCTAGCACCCTCGCTTCCGTTGTTCGCTCTGGCGGCGGTAAGCTGCTTGCTCTGACGCTTGCCGTTGGGCTGATCACTTCTGTCACACCTACATCACTGGAAGCCGCACCGATCCCTGGGCTGACCTACGATCTCGTGCTAACGACGCACGCCATATCGCAGTTCGGGGCCGAAGAGCAGAATGATCTCGAATCTTCCTTCTTTCTACCGATCCCACGCGAAGACCGCCTTCGTCTGGTACGCATCAAAGAGTTTACCGAAGAAGAACGTTGGACCGACGCCGCTCAAGAGCTGATCGAACTGTTGGCCGTCGAAGACAGCGAAGACTTCCTGGTTCCGCTGGAAACCAGTGATGAAACGACCTCAGAAAGCGTCAAAACTTCAACGCTTAAGATGGTGAAGTCCCTGCCGTCCAATGTTCTCGAGGCTTACCAACTGCTAGTCGGTGGCGAACCGGAAGCCATGCTGCAGGATGCCCTGACAACCGACGATCACCGGGAACTAACCAACGTAGCGCGTCGCTTTCTTTTCACCCCTTCAGGCGAGAAGGCAGCCATCATCCTGGCTCGCAAAGCGATGGATGCTCGGCAGTGGGAGGGGGCTTTGCTTGATCTGAACCGACTCGACTTCAAACCTGATAACTCGCGCCGCTATCGCAACGAAACCGAATTGATGAAGGCGATTTGCCTGAAGGAAGTTGGTCAGGCCGACGAAGCGAAAGAGATCCTTGAACGGCTAAAGAAGGAGCAACTGCTCGATCAACTTCTACCGAAGTCGCTGATTGCTAAGAACAACCCGGTGCAGATTCTCGACCAACTTACTCAGATTGGTTCGCTGAGCGAATTTCCTCCCTACGCTTGGACAATGTTCCAAGGTTCCGAATCGCGAACCGCACCATCGCGTGGCAGCGAACCACTGCAAGAGATTCAGTGGAATGCTCGCATGGCTCAAAGCCGGCAACAGCAGGAAGACATCCAGAACTCTGTTCAACGTTTCCATGACAATCGCGTGCCCGTCTTTCCAGCGATCCATCCCGTGGTGGTCGCGAACCAGGTGATCTTCCGCACACCAGCGGGGCTTCTGGCGACCGATATTCACAGCGGCAAGGTGATGTGGAAGTTCCCTTGGGATACGATCGATCTCGATCTGTCCGAGGACGAATCAGATGGGGTAGCAGCCCTCTTTCCAGGATTGGGAAAAGCGTTTGAGCGAGCGATTTGGTCCGATGCACGCTCCGGCTTGATTTCTTCAGACGGCAAGCGACTGTTTTACGTTCACGAAGAAAGTAATCCCAGCGACGAAATTGGCTCGATTCTGGCGCAAGGTGCTTTGCAGCCAGGCGGGATGTTCGCCAGCCAACAGAATCACCTTTACTGTTTTGACATTGAACGTGAAGGAGCCATTTTGTGGCAACTGGGGGGCGTCTCGTCTGATCCGGTCCAAGAGGAGAACCAGCTTTCCGAGGCCCGCTTCCTGGGGCCACCACTTCCTGTCGGCAAAGACTTATTCGTGCTGGCCGGCATCATTGACGAAATTCGCTTGCTCTGTCTCGATCCTGAAACGGGCAAGATCAATTGGACACAGCAACTCGCTCGACAAACGGCCGCTTCGCCTGGCGATCTGCTGGCCAATCTGCTTCAGGCGGCAACTCCTTCGCACAAGGGCGGCATCCTGGTTTGTCCAACCAATACCGGTGCGATCGTCGCGGTCGACCTGGCTAATCGCACACTGCTGTGGGGCTTTCAGTACAAAGAACCCAATCGCAATCGTCCGACCCGACGTATCACCAGCAACAACCAGGGAGATGACTTCCTGGCCATGGCCGATCGCTGGACTGACGGAACGCCGATCATTCACCAAGGCAAAGTCCTCATCACGCCAACCGATTCGGACTACCTCTACTGCATCGATCTGCTAACCGGCGAGAAGTTATGGGAACGTCCCCGCCGCGACAACATTGCCTTGGCAACCGTCGAAGATGGAATTGCCCTGGTAGTCGGCAAGTCGTCCGTGACCGGTGTGAACATCGAAGACGGTGAAGCTGCTTGGACTCCAGAAAAGTCGGAACTCCCCGAACAATCCTTGCCGAGCGGATTT
The Blastopirellula marina genome window above contains:
- a CDS encoding biopolymer transporter ExbD — its product is MKPSHDHFRFRCPACGESLTARFDMVGGTTYCSECDTRLEVPKPVRFDDSDEEKLEELTELDVIEKRSAAPAAPHESVTAQEAPVGFTKKREGEDGELDLTPMVDVTFLLLIFFMVTASFQIQKSMQIPAPKDNSPSSVTQQEEPEDDPDNILVRIDSYNTYYVGCAAWDQEREAPSEQELYRQVRAARDSNPSKPPRTLLVIAHEECLHEKVVTALDAGMDAGVDSIRLQSTEEDM
- a CDS encoding ExbD/TolR family protein, which translates into the protein MSDHMVELDEGEVMPARKRPDSGELDITPMIDITFLLLIFFIVTSNLDQQSAATMPTAENGTSVSTSDSAVLTMTPGGSEGRALVYLGDGVSADMLTNDNDLNRQEEEIADYIEGLFSGKADGGVPKVHLLVKADGKVASGEVNRIMLAALRTGAVEEVKHVYIGTEYQKK
- a CDS encoding PQQ-binding-like beta-propeller repeat protein — its product is MNISDLLDLIEAHDYMADNQISAIRRQLASGSLDMTIEELVQFLLDKQRLTKYQAKKLLSEVKSGVKADSIGASSGRQTSGKWAGDDAAEDFGGGDLGGLDDFPTSGDAMGGDDPLGLGGSGFGTEEEEGDPLGGEEEETGKGKKKKKKKSGHTKKETRKNQWDSPLLLFGGGGLVLLVLVGGLLYFWLMFDSGDEMFQAAEQSYRSGSYVQAATEYEKFIERFPDHPNAPLAEVRYGMSSVWHAVEGGANWESALTTTQKVLPEIDTLPAFDEARPELASLLPEIAGGLAENAQLSSDLDKKKHLAELASASMELVNDPNYLPTSLREAQQSRIDSIEMNLIRVRRDIERDQARNETLAAIEKATAEGKFQEVYQLRRSLLNGYPGLRTDEALNKAVSTAATSLVDQVTPISDFPAPATDDPAMDSTFAQLTFVQHEPALPADPNSDVAVFRLDGTAYAVELNTGRLLWRRYVGVANDAQAITWTSNDGQSLAGLIDSTRNQFLAINKRTGKLVWRQDFGSELFRPQVLDGVIYLAELDGKVWKLSGDSGEVEAAVTLPQKVAAPVGMLSEVAGVYVVAEHSNVFALSTKDLKCVEVVPVGHEVGTITVAPTGTLRHLFLFENAGLEFSFVHLYSVGAGGGQAKLTQDTIRQPGRVVVNPSISDSRVVVTNDRGEVLIYEVNMATKDDPVRLVAATKSDSADPIIGYTGVDRGTLWVCGNRMTRYVMQLSRGSVVRKMVDHDGDTFVAPPMIVGDQIIHARRNSDALGFVVQSQRIAANKLTNIWETTIGTPTAGPAFKLEGAKSPLVVTSRGAVFDLPNVEPGSSQIVDKTQAKLDVTTQHYQFMGAAAVDPKNQVFYPPNDETRSLVVDTTNGKVTARLIAWEIPSTPRDCPPLLWNKHVLVPTKMGQILVVDPITGAADVQPYQPELAFGEQVEWAPPVAVGGGEPSVILSDRLNSLYRLGILDTPEPHLASLEQVKLGESMSGSMAVAGLMLVGVSSQGDHDVLRLFQLPEMAEQPSIEIKSDVIYPPKEAKGRVYCATAGEGLLAIQDDFTLAWSRPLEGRQVVSGPLPIGDKLAVSFAQGEVWLLNANSGEVVQTFDVGEPLVDGLSWSNDQLWAHGYDGTLHRIPVEDAK
- a CDS encoding ABC transporter substrate-binding protein, which codes for MLATRDKSRSIFTWFLLSFLGGLLAVASVKAADEAAKKETPEIPAEMKKPLVERDPYDLITVNAGGKVQQYRIKPLDFPGGRPPANPTGAFQVELLDLPGRKFQISWKAIQRYQTFPQLLMEDAQAKLQAKEFDAVFGYLQRMKAEYPGYPGTEQILEQLLVQNALERYNTGALDEALGMLEEAHDRFPSRGNTLQSIQSVAQRLVQSEIDAKNWASARLLMKRFEDSYGSAFAAPVKRWRDELAGLAEAQLENARKQEEKDNLRGALKLTELALAIDPTISEGPEQLADLVRRYPQVRIATLAPGEARPPHSTLTATGRRNKRLSYRDLCEIVGYGPEGGEYISPFGAVMRPIDRFELSIVMRDRLTPITGFDLSRQLQDPASKQDPILANLTPLIENLEVQDIRQLDMRMRIPHVRPEALLNFVPREKDFGTFPIPPNGPYKPITVEEGQAFVPTEETKATAKQSPSEILLVPYQSSDDALISLRNGEVHMIDHLDPATAKRLSVETPDGLVVDYYRAPTMHILVPNLNRPYLKNRDFRRGLLYGMDRQEILNSRLLGGLDVDGCRTLSGPIPSGVSPDDPVSYGYDISIEPRKYEPVMSITLRRLAEIQLKKEAEEDMQPVPTLEKLVIGHPNSEVSRQTCLALVQYYKRLGLPVELKVVSPEVTDPEEADVDLLYVEVQIAEPLVDIPRMFQTYVPENHQTQYFQLALRQLGDARTWQEVRERFWSFHRLAHDDLLIIPLFQLRDYFVYRRSLGGVGYQPMSLFQQVERWNLAPVLDVVQN